A stretch of DNA from Dioscorea cayenensis subsp. rotundata cultivar TDr96_F1 chromosome 4, TDr96_F1_v2_PseudoChromosome.rev07_lg8_w22 25.fasta, whole genome shotgun sequence:
AAACTGGCTGCATCCATTTCCTACAACATTCTAAATTATTAGAACATGGGAATAAGGATGAGAAACATGTTTAAAATATACTACACAATTTTTACATAATGTTGATATAACATAACAATACAAGGAAGGAATGCACATTATAAATATCTATGTTGTCTTTAAGGCATCATATAGTCTAGAAGCAATTGACATCAGGATTTACAAGATATATTTGGAATATGACAACATTTGtcagaaaaataaatttcataaatgtTATTGTTCAAACATCACCTTAAATGAACCCAGATTATCTCACTTTCCAACTGTGAGATCCCAACTTGATTAAATTCCTGATTTTTACtttaaagcaaagaaaaaaaatctctacTGCAAACTTCTATAGCTAAtgtaagaataaaaattatcGGAAAATACTATTTCTACAATTAAATGTTTAGAGGGATTATTTAATACATATCCATGATTTCATAAAACTTGGTCAATCAATGTTTTAATGAATGCACGCCATTGGATGCATGTTTTGTTAGTCTTGTATGGGAGTGCGCGCACACTTGGcaaataattatgtttaattagaaCAAGCAATCTCAGAGCTACATATGAAAAACAAGTAGCCTCGGAGCTTGgaaagataattttattttctgaaataTAATATTGTAGAATTTAGTTTAATTGTACTTCAAAGGTGTGCTTTATCATATTAAAATGTGACAAATTGTATTTGATGAATCCTAGttcaaacaatttcaaagattttaTTGGAAGGAAGTAATCAGAATGAAAGTTGACAATGCTTCACTTAGGCACAAACTTCAGCTAGATTTTTCTACCTGCATTTTTGCTGTTAAGTTGGCAGTCCTTCATCTCCGTAATGCATCTGATACTTTGTTGGGCTTATTTTATTAGCACTAGTGCCTTACAATCTTGCCCTTGATTTCAAACTTTTCAAAAGAAACCTTGGTTTCCACTCATCTCCAACATAGTGATGTGATCAAGGCACCTTATCTTATATAATTCTGAGTTTGATTATATTCTATGTGCTTGactaataatttattaagatatatattgGACAGCAACAAGTTTCAGATAGGCTAGAAATTGACTTTTACGCCTTCAACCCTGCTCGTTTGAGAGATTGGGCCATGACCTAAACTCCCTTAAACTTATCAACCAATTCAACATTTATATCAGAAAATTCCTTCATTCATGCAAGTGAAATTGCATAGCATGTGAAGCTTATATTAGTTGTGAAGTCAGTAGGCTTTTTACGCTTAAAAATTAATTGAGTTCGGATATGCATATGCATAAAATAAGCTTTGGAAATGACTAAAAGTCAAATCAAAGAATAGAAGCATACTATGCTGTATATGGGGGGCAGCATCATCTTCTGTTTGGATTTCAAAGTGGGCACAACAGAGAAATGTGATGAGGCCTGACGTGTTCTGAAAGTCCatctgtaaataaaaaaaaaattaaaaaaaaaaaccacatttgTTACACATCTTAGCTTGATAAATTAACCATCATCCACCAAAACTAAGAGTGACCATTTAATCTTGTACTGATCAGAATCACACTTCCAGATGATCTAACAACTAACCTCCAAAGGGCCCAAACCCtacatataatatttatagaaatgaatcttaatcaaaaacaaacaaacacatattTCAGGATTTACATTTGTTTGATAAAACGTTTCACAACCTCAAAATTGACTGCTTAATTTTGCCAATGATATGATTTACAATTCAACATAAAGATGCAGCAACGAACAACAACTGAGACATAAcccaactatatatatatacagatactgtataaaactattttaaattatcttgaaaattcaaaatatatgtaaaattcCAAACTATATAAAGAATTTAGACCAACCTATTAATGTATAACAGcataatttgatattaaattcAAAAGGATGCAGTCAAACCAGAAAACTCCAGTGACATGTATATTGCAAAATTCATTCCATCACAAGTGATGTGCATGCTGATCTTTAACCTACCCAATGTACAGGAATATGCAGAACTGTGTCCATTCCCGAACCAACAAACGGAACCAATAATTATCTGGTGTTTTATCAACATTGATATGGACCTgtcaataataatgaaaatctaATGAGGCCTTCAATTTGTCAGATAGATGTGGAAACTGCAGGCTCAATGGAAAATGTAATATTCATACGAGAATTTCTGCCACAGCTACAATCTGCATTGTCCCTTGAAATTTCCTGAATGGTgcaaaaccaaaccaaaaagCTGCATGCAACCCATAAAATACTTCTATTCACTGAATTAATAAAGACATACATTTTTTGAGAAGATGCCACATACTTGAacattttgtatttcttttgcaATACATCATGCAGCATTGGACTCTCCTCATCCTCTATAATATTCAGTTGTTCACGCAATACTAGAAGATTTTGGGAAATGTGCCGGAAGATCATATAAAATGCTACAGAATAATTTAGCAGAAGAAACACCTGCATTGCCATGACATCAAAAGTTTAATTTTGATAGAGATTCGAAAGGTACTATAAACTACTAAAATTCTCAAGCAAAAtgcaaaagaagatgaaaaagcTCATCACTAATGATGGAaatcacaagaagaaaaatataacatCTCAACTGCTTTTGTTATTTCAAATCATCTCCACAAATTTTCAGTTAATGGTTCATatagaagaaaaggaaacagCAATGGTTGTTATAAGTGAAGACGTGCAGGGGAGACAAAGCAAGACTTACTGTGAAGTAGGGAATAGCAGCTTTATACCCGACTAGAGCCAAGTAGAGGATGCATCCTGATATAGCAGTTGTACGCCGTTCAGGTACTGAAAGGCGCTCACACATGATACAATAACCATGCGAAATGAGCATAAAAGACACAAAATAAGCTGTCTGAAAAATTATTCCAGAGACATAGACACCAAAAGACATCCACAACGAGCACATCTGAAGTTTAATACAAGAGTACCTGCAAGGAGCGCTCTACAATATGAATGTTTTTTTGGagaatttaacaaaataaaactgtCATAAAagtatgaatttttaaaaacataaaatgataaataaatagaaccaACTTCTTGATGAATTTTCTTGAGTTATCACTAAAGGGGTAAAATTGCTAATTTCAGACTTAAACATGCATATAGACTTTAATACATACATCTTAAATTAATCTTTTGTGTAATTATATTTTCACTACTTGCTAATGCTTATCCTATTTGAACTTCATTGCTGTAATTTTTAAGGTGagcaaaaattcaaatattttatgaCTGCAGAAGATCTTGAGGCAATTTATGGTTGTCTATTTATCATAAAGAGCATGTATGCCAAGTCCTGTATCTCAGGTCCACATTATAAACAAAGCTTAAACACACCTTAGTTTCTCTGTGTCCAACAATTATCTTCAGCTTAATGATTCAAGCAAAGTGACCCTTGAGTTCATTTACTTGGATACTCACCATGACAGCATTCAATTCTTTTTAACTTAgtgacaatatatataaattccttTCTGTCATTAAATTGAAAACTGCTAAAGTGGTTTTCATTGGGTACAGAACCAAGAGTCCACATACATCTACATTAAATTTTGTTCACAAGCTCAAATATATATCATGCCTACAAAAGTTATTATATCCGTCTCATCAGTGTTGTTATGATCTCCTGAGTTCTACATAAATAATCATAGACTAATACCACTCAAATAAGGAAATAACACTGACAATCACAGAATGCAAAAATCCCTCTTCAAGGAAACAAAAACTCAATCTATAAATTCATTATTCAATCATAACTActcaaaaatcaagaaaaccaatttaaaaagtaaaatgcCACATCAAGCATGAAAACAGCGAGTGGTCtctaatatacatatatgcgtATGAGTTCCACCAATTAAGCTCAACCTTTCTAGGGTTTAGAAAAATCTTAtcgaaaaaaacacaaaaaaacaaaaaatccagAAATAACATATATGTACCAAAAGATATATGACATCCCTAACTGTAAAGCCTTGACCATCGGAACCAAAGCCATCATCCACTGCAAATTGCTCGTCTGCCACAACATCAACCCAAagccacaacaacaacaacaaaacatcaaatagataaaaatatcaaataaaatcatccaGCAAAGAGCTGAAGTAGCCACATACCTGGGAGCGGCGATGCCTCCAGGTGTTGAGGGACCAGGACAAGGTGGAGAAGCACCAGAAGAAGAGAAAGGCCAAGTAGAGAGTGGGGAGAGAGTGGTAGGACTCCTCCATCGATGGAGATCCGAAGAAGAAGCGATTCGATGGGAACGAGGGTTCCATTTCCGGGAAAAAGGAGCTCTTTTTCTTCTGATTATTGAGTGAGAAAAAGCGACGCTTCTGAGTATAAATAGGCgggtttgaagaaatttaaCGGCTTGTTCTGCAAAATTATGGAATAGTCCCTCAAACaagttgatatttattttccataaagGCCATTATAACTTCTGAgaattttatgggtttttttttaataccctCACAAAATTAAGTTATTAGTATTACACTtctataaaactatatatatcttttaatatacacacaaataattAGCATTTGATTACCTGACTTTATCGttacaaataattattaaaaaattataaaactattatattactttttacttgctatttttaatttactttaaaaGGGAGAGAAGTAGGATTTAAgatgaaattcatgtttttatgaGATTTGTAAGTTGATctttaaatatacaaatagaattttttttttttcaagggcATTTTAGCAACAACCCACCTTTATAGGGTTCTATAagcaactatatatatatgcctgaAATTtgctaacaaaattttaaaaacaaataattactatatattccatatttttattatttaatagtttAAGACATtacatttatgtatataaataattaagatttatttcaaattttttatcactcttaaatttctttccttttagCTTATTCCAAAGATGGCTgcactgaaaaaataaaattatttttcataaaaaaaatagttaaatgtTGACAAATTTTACaatctataaataaatacagaCATTTTAAACATTTTTGCATGTAAACTCTCAAAATTATATGGCCATACAAACCATAAAAGAATACATTTTCAactcttcaaaaataaaaaaaaaaaactagaaaattgaAGGGTATATACAAAgtg
This window harbors:
- the LOC120257997 gene encoding uncharacterized protein LOC120257997 isoform X3 codes for the protein MEPSFPSNRFFFGSPSMEESYHSLPTLYLAFLFFWCFSTLSWSLNTWRHRRSQTSNLQWMMALVPMVKALQLGMSYIFWYSCIKLQMCSLWMSFGVYVSGIIFQTAYFVSFMLISHGYCIMCERLSVPERRTTAISGCILYLALVGYKAAIPYFTVFLLLNYSVAFYMIFRHISQNLLVLREQLNIIEDEESPMLHDVLQKKYKMFKKFQGTMQIVAVAEILVHINVDKTPDNYWFRLLVREWTQFCIFLYIGVWALWRWTFRTRQASSHFSVVPTLKSKQKMMLPPIYSIEMDAASFKGFASQQWHVGVPTSFPPPQCGKSSDSLLVIVQHPALVSRASPEVTADLKLSTASIDATNLLSQQNSDKVWV
- the LOC120257997 gene encoding uncharacterized protein LOC120257997 isoform X2, whose product is MEPSFPSNRFFFGSPSMEESYHSLPTLYLAFLFFWCFSTLSWSLNTWRHRRSQTSNLQWMMALVPMVKALQLGMSYIFWYSCIKLQMCSLWMSFGVYVSGIIFQTAYFVSFMLISHGYCIMCERLSVPERRTTAISGCILYLALVGYKAAIPYFTVFLLLNYSVAFYMIFRHISQNLLVLREQLNIIEDEESPMLHDVLQKKYKMFKYVASSQKMKFQGTMQIVAVAEILVHINVDKTPDNYWFRLLVREWTQFCIFLYIGWTFRTRQASSHFSVVPTLKSKQKMMLPPIYSIEMDAASFKGFASQQWHVGVPTSFPPPQCGKSSDSLLVIVQHPALVSRASPEVTADLKLSTASIDATNLLSQQNSDKVWV
- the LOC120257997 gene encoding uncharacterized protein LOC120257997 isoform X1 translates to MEPSFPSNRFFFGSPSMEESYHSLPTLYLAFLFFWCFSTLSWSLNTWRHRRSQTSNLQWMMALVPMVKALQLGMSYIFWYSCIKLQMCSLWMSFGVYVSGIIFQTAYFVSFMLISHGYCIMCERLSVPERRTTAISGCILYLALVGYKAAIPYFTVFLLLNYSVAFYMIFRHISQNLLVLREQLNIIEDEESPMLHDVLQKKYKMFKYVASSQKMKFQGTMQIVAVAEILVHINVDKTPDNYWFRLLVREWTQFCIFLYIGVWALWRWTFRTRQASSHFSVVPTLKSKQKMMLPPIYSIEMDAASFKGFASQQWHVGVPTSFPPPQCGKSSDSLLVIVQHPALVSRASPEVTADLKLSTASIDATNLLSQQNSDKVWV
- the LOC120257997 gene encoding uncharacterized protein LOC120257997 isoform X4 is translated as MEPSFPSNRFFFGSPSMEESYHSLPTLYLAFLFFWCFSTLSWSLNTWRHRRSQTSNLQWMMALVPMVKALQLGMSYIFWYSCIKLQMCSLWMSFGVYVSGIIFQTAYFVSFMLISHGYCIMCERLSVPERRTTAISGCILYLALVGYKAAIPYFTVFLLLNYSVAFYMIFRHISQNLLVLREQLNIIEDEESPMLHDVLQKKYKMFKKFQGTMQIVAVAEILVHINVDKTPDNYWFRLLVREWTQFCIFLYIGWTFRTRQASSHFSVVPTLKSKQKMMLPPIYSIEMDAASFKGFASQQWHVGVPTSFPPPQCGKSSDSLLVIVQHPALVSRASPEVTADLKLSTASIDATNLLSQQNSDKVWV